TTTGATGCCGACAGGATACAAGGCACGGAGTTGCAACTTGGTATCGGTAAGGCGGGTGAACCTTTTGAAGGAATAGGCCGAGGGGTGCTCAATATTGAAGGGTTGCCTGTTTACAGAGATGCTTTGGGAGGAATCGGCACTCCTACGAGTGACAATGAACGTACAAAGATGGGATTGGAAACGGTCTCTATCTTAGCAATTGTCAACGGATATAGCGGAGCCGACGGCCTGCGAGAAGCCGCTGAGATGATACAAACGTTGCTAATAAACTATGCCGAATCTGACGGCGGTGAGATTTTGTATTTTAAATGATCAGTTGATATGAAAAACACTCTTTTTATCGCGTTTTGTTGGCTTTCTCTTTTATGGAAGTGAACCCTTCAAAAAGGCTGCATCCAGTGCGTCAAGAGAGGTAAACGAATCTCGGTGAAAGCGCTCTAAAAGCTTCATCTTTTAAGAGAATAGAGCCCATCCTTCTATAAATCCTAAAGAGACTCATAGATTGAGCCCCTCTTTTGAAAAATCCCCTTATTTATTCACCTTCTCTTGGTCGGGAAGAGGAATAAATAGGGGGATTAATTCGAACGAAAAAAGCAGTGCGTTCCATTATGATCTTTTAGCCTATCATTAATATACTTTTGTGGCTTTATTAACCTGATTAGATGGTATGAGCGCCTCGTTTCACGTGTGGGGTCTGAAGAGACTACACACGGAGTCTCGCCAGTTCCCACATGGAAACCGGCGAGACTTGATATGTGAGATGATTAGTTGTTACTGTACAAACTTGATGCAGACAGGCTTATCCAATTTAATATCCTGCTTTGTGTCTTCTAGCAATCCACTCTCCTGATCTCTTTCAAAGAGCTGAATCACATTACTGTCACGACATGCCACCAATAAGAACTTACCGTTGGGAGTAATGATGAAGTTCCGTGGATGAGTTCCAGTTAACTGATAGCCAATCTTGCTTAGCTTGCCATCTTCCTTATTAATCTTAAAGATCGCTATTCCATCAGCTTTCAGTCGGTTGCTGGCATAGAGAAACTTGCCGTCGGGGCTGATATGTATATCTGCACTTCCTTGTGCGTTAACGGTGTCAGCAGCTATAGACTGAATCTCTTTTAACTGTCCGTCAGCATATTGAAAAGCAATGACTTTTCCCGATAGCTCGTTGATGAGGTAAGCAAATTTTCCGTTAGGTGCAAAAGTAAGATGTCGAGGTCCCGACCCGGGTTCCACCTTGAATGACAAAGGGCTCCCCATGCTTAAGAAACTCTCTTTATTTTTAAAGTTAGCCGTAGCGTTCACGTTAAATTTATGAATTTCATCCGTGCCTAGATCATCTGCAAACAGATATTTACCATCGGGCGTAAAGCGTACGCAATGCAAGTGAGGCGTAGCTTGTCTTTTAAGATCCACACCATGTCCTTCGAAAGTAAAGACAGAAGAAGCCGTTGCAAGCGAACCATCTTCCTTAATAGGGAATACCGATATACTACCTCCGCTATAGTTAGCTGTAACTACGTTCTTCCCGTTTGTGATCACATAACACGGATCAGCTCCCATCGTCTTTTGAGAGTTAAGTAAGCGTAGTGTTCCCTTCTCTTTATCTAAAGCAAAAGCGTTGACTGCTGCTGTTTCGTTACTCTCCTCGCTTACTGCATAAACAAATTTTCCATCCTCAGACGGTGTCAGATAAGAAGGATTGTTAACGTTGACTTCGCTAAGAGAATCACTCTCTCCTGTCTGCATATTGAATCGGAAAGAGTAAATACCTTTACTACTTCCCGAAGTATAAGTACCCACGAGCATTGTCAGCTCATTAACCCCCGCTGTGCTACCGTTTTTATTATCTTTTTTGAGTTGGCAGCTTGTAGCTAATATTCCTAATGTACAAATGCCTATAATTTCTTTCACCATTACATCTATTATTCGTTTACTACAAAAATACGATATCCTTGTTAATACTCTGCATTTTTTAGGATAAAAAAAACTAAGTTTAGATCACACTTGTTCGATTTTTTAATTTTAATGCCTATCTTTGCAAGTCTAAAGTGGTTTATCGCTTCCTCAATAATGGGGTTGACTGGATTTGACAGCGGGCAGAAATGGTGGGTAAGCATGCAGTGCGTCGGTAATTTGCACTTAAATATCAGTTATCAAAATTTTATCTGGCGAAAATAATTACGCTCTTGCTGCTTAATCGAATCATAGTAGATTAGCTTAATCCCGGCACTAGGTGCTGGGACGGGACATCACTCGGAAGCTGTGGCTTCGAAGCATTCCGGTTCAGTGGTGCAGTAATATCGGAGATAGCCTGAGATGGCCTCGCATTGATGGTGAAAATTCAGAGGATAAGGTTGAGGTTGATGGCTTTGGTTCTACCTCAGCACGAAAATTTAGGCAAAGATAAGCATGTAGAAAGCTTATGATTTCCTCGTTTGGACGAGGGTTCGATTCCCTCCAGCTCCACTTTGGTTATATAACGCATTGAAAAACAGCCAATTATGATTGGCTGTTTTTTTTAAAAGTAACTTTGTTGTATAGTGGGGCTATTTTTGTTAGTTAATTGTTGGTGCTTAATCACCATCTAACAATTGTTAATGAGTAAAGATAATAAGACAGAATGTTGTCATAAATTGTTGTTCTTCTTTTTAATTACTTTATTAACTTTTATATGTAAGTCGTTCTTATAAAAATATGCCCATATGATAAAGCTCATTATTATGATTTGAACAGAGTCAAGAATTGTTAGTTATAGTTGCGCTATTTGCCCGTGAATGCTTTTATGTCTTTCAGCAATTTCAAGAATAAATCATAAGGTACTAGATCTTTTTTTGATTCATTAATAAGAGAATTTTCATCATATTTGCCGCAATTAGAGTTACTG
This is a stretch of genomic DNA from uncultured Bacteroides sp.. It encodes these proteins:
- a CDS encoding lactonase family protein; amino-acid sequence: MVKEIIGICTLGILATSCQLKKDNKNGSTAGVNELTMLVGTYTSGSSKGIYSFRFNMQTGESDSLSEVNVNNPSYLTPSEDGKFVYAVSEESNETAAVNAFALDKEKGTLRLLNSQKTMGADPCYVITNGKNVVTANYSGGSISVFPIKEDGSLATASSVFTFEGHGVDLKRQATPHLHCVRFTPDGKYLFADDLGTDEIHKFNVNATANFKNKESFLSMGSPLSFKVEPGSGPRHLTFAPNGKFAYLINELSGKVIAFQYADGQLKEIQSIAADTVNAQGSADIHISPDGKFLYASNRLKADGIAIFKINKEDGKLSKIGYQLTGTHPRNFIITPNGKFLLVACRDSNVIQLFERDQESGLLEDTKQDIKLDKPVCIKFVQ